CCCGTCGGGGGTGGCGGGTGCAGACCGTGTGCGTCACTGCTGACCCAGCTCCCCTCCCGGATCCCTGCTAGGAGCGTGTGGCGGCGCGGTGGGCTCGGGGAGCCCTGGGCAGCCGGCGGGGTGGTTGTGGGGCAGTGGGGTGCGTGCTGGCGCGCAGCTGTGCCGTGGACGCCGCTCCTGGGGACGTGCTGGGGATGTCACACTGCCCAGCCGCTCCCTGGGTCAGCACCTCCGGGGCCGGGGCAGGAGGGGCATGGGCGGCTTCTCTGACCTCGGCAGCGTCCCAGCAGCCCAGCCTTCCACCGTGTGTGCCCCTGCTGATCGTGACTCACACGCCCCCAGCGGGCAGGGTTCCCTGCGCGGTCCCACTCCCTGGGTGTTAGCTGTGGGACATGTGCGCACGTGGCCTGAGGACCGGCCCTCCCTGTGTGTGGGCTGCAGGCGAGTTGGGCACACGGGGCTCCCGGACGGGGGGCAGTGCGGGTGCTGCGGGTGCTGCGGTCACGGTGAGCCAGGAAGGAGCGGGGCCTGCAGAGCCTGCTGCTCTGGCCGCTCGCGATCCTCACGTtggggcccccacccctgccgaACACGGAGGGTGTGAGTTCTTGGGCTCCGTGGGGTTCGTGTGAGAGGAAGGCCTGTCTGCAGGGGTCGTGCTGCGGCGGTGGCCGGCTGTGTGGAAGCGGCCGCACCTCGGAGATCTCTGAGCCCCTGACCACCGTCCTCGCTGTCCCGTCTGTGTGCGTTTGCCTCTTCTGGAATCTCATCCACGGGGGGTTGCAGGGCACATACTGTTCTGTCTTCAGTGGTTCCCGGAGCAGAACGCTCCCAGAACGTTCCATGTGACCACACACACGTGTACTTGTCCCTTTTTGCAGAGCCCTAGCGATGGGGCCTGTCACATCTCAGCGTTGCCCGTACCCAGTTATTCCCTGAGCCGGCTGCCGTGTGCACGACCTCCTCTGTGCGCCCCCCATGCTGTCATGGCCTGGCACGCCACTGGGCATTGGGTGTGTCCTGACGCTCCTCTCCACCTCCTGCACTGGCCCCGGGTCCAGCGTTCCTCTCCTGTCCACTTGTGTGGCTTGTGGGCAGGCACGCTGTGTCTCAGGGGTCCTGCCTGGTTCTCCTGCCTGGTGATCCTGCCTAGTCGTCCTGCCTAGTAGTCCTGCTTGGTGCTCCTGCCTCCTAGTCCTGCCTGGCGCTCTTGCTTAGTGCTCCTGCCAGCTGCTCTTCCCTAGTAGTCCTGCCCGGTGCTCCTGCCCGGTACTCCTGCGTGGTACTGCATCCCGGGGCCGCTGCTGGCCTCtggacctgtgtgtgtgtgctgttcaGACCCGATCTCCTTGTGCCATTAGAGCCACCCCTTCTATTCTGAGGCTTGAGTTCGGTTAGTAGGATACTCCCTCCGAGGTCCTGAAAATGCTCGCTTTAGCGTGCGCCTGCCTGTTCTCCAGTTCCTCAGATTCCGCAGAAACTTACCACCCGTCCCAGTAGTAGGGGAGTACTCCTATCCCCCGTCCTTATCCACGGGGATGAAGAGAAGGGCGGCCCTCGTGCACGTGCCCCGGTGGCCGTGCTGTCTGCGCTTGCCTAGTCGTGCCCGCTGACCGCATCCTAAGTGCTGACCCGCGGCGCGGCGTGGATGCCTCACGGAGCCCTCGTGTATTTTGCGCAGGAAACAGAAGGAACTCgaagagctggagagagagaggaaacggGAGGAGAAGCTGCGCAAGAGGGAGCAGAAGCAGCGCGATCGTGAGTTCCGTCGGAACCAGAAGAAGCTGGAGAAGCTGCAGGCGGAGGAGCAGAAGAAGCTGCAGGAGAAGATCAAGCTGGAAGAGCGCAAGCTGCTGCTGGCCCAGCGCAACCTGCAGTCCATCAGGCTGATCGCCGAGCTGCTGAGCAGGGCCAAGGTACGGCAGGCGCGTGGACGGGTGGGCACGGGGGTCTGGCCAGTGGCCCGGAGCGGGAGGTGGCGGCCGCCGCCCCCGTGAGAACGGGCGTTTGTGCGCACAGCCACGCCGTCGTCGGTAGCTTGTAGCCTCCCTGCCTGGTCCCAGATGCTAGGATGTGTCGTCGCGCAGAGCTCGTAGCGCTGTGACGAGCGTTACCTGCACTCACGTCTCCCGGACTCGGTCCCCGAAGCCCGCAAGGAGCAGGCACGCAGGGTCACCGTTGCCCGGGCGGCGGGAGTGGCCGAGCTCCCCTAGGTCCCTGCGGATGCCCGCCCGCGGCAGATGCTGTGCCCGGGGCCGTCGGGACCGTGGGCTTTGCTCTGACCCCACAGGCCAGCGGCCAGGGGCGGCGGGAGGCTGAGGGCCGAGCCCGCTGCTAGACAGGGCCCGTGCGGCGGCGTCCCTGCGGGGCTCAGCGGGCGCCACGGGGCCTGGTCGGCCCACGTCCCTCGTCCGCGGCCCTGGATCTGACAGGTGTCAGCCGGCGCGCTGCGGATGAGCGCCTCAGAGCTGAGAGCCGCCTCGTTCCTCCCACCCGCTCCTTCCGGAGGCCCGACCGGTAACTCCTGCGAGCCGGGGGCCGGGGACGCGCGGGGACCCCGCCCGGCACTCCTTGTGCTTGGGCAGGCCGCGTGCCCCGCGGAGTCAGGCGCGGGGCGACCCCATAACCTGTTGTCTAATTACAGTTGTGATAAGTCCCCGGGAAGGAGACTGGCAGGCGCGCTGAGACGTGGCAGCTCAGCTCTTGTTTCATGGTGAATATTGAAGACGCTAACCCAGGCCAGGCCCCGCACGTCCCGCGGCGGCCACGGCAGCGTGTGTCCGCCTCGTAATCTCAGCTCCCTGACGCTGGTGACCGCTTGCGACCTCACAGCAGGCCCCGTGTGCGCCTCGGAGGGGCCAGGCCCCACCCGGAATGCCCGCCCCGGGGCTGTGCCACGTAGCTTCGCCTCGGGGTTTCCTTCTCGCTCGGACGCATGACGGCCCGGGCGTGGTAGGGACGGGCGGGCCGCACTCCGGCCGGAGCGTCCACCCGGTACCCCCAGGCCTCAGGGCATCCACAAACCCAGCGCCTCCTGGGAGCGTGCGGGGCGCGCGAGGTACATGTCCGCGTCTTCCCCTTTGTGCTGCAGGCCGTGAAgctgcaggagcaggagcagaaggaggagacGCTGCGGCTGCAGCAGCTGGAGGAGAGGCGGCGGCTGCAGGAAGCCGAGCTGCGGCgcgtggaggaggagaaggagcgcGCGCTGGGGCTGCAGCGCAAGGAGCGGGAGCTGCGGGAGCGCCTGCTGAGCATCCTGCTGAGCAAGAAGGCCGACGACCCGCACACGCAGGACGAGCTCGGCGTCTCCCACGCAGACCTGCTGCAGCCCGTGCTAGACATCCTGCAGACCGTGTCGGCCGGCTGCGTGGGCGCggcctccctgcaccccctcGTGGGCCAGCCGCCCCCCGGCACGCCGAGGGAGACTCCGCCCCGGCCGGAGGCCGACAGCACGCCCAGAAATGTGAACGGGAGCCTGGCCGAGGAGGCCCAGTGCAGGGAAGGCCTGAGCGCTCGGCTGGCCGCCGCGGGGGATGGCTCGCCGGAGAAGAGGTGCCCCGGCGTCCTCGCCTGCATTCCCGACAACAACCAGCAACCCAAGGGCGTGCCCGCCGCCTGTGACCAGAGCGTACCCAAAAAGGACACCCATTCGGAGCAAGACAAGTGCAACCGCGAGCCCAGCGGGAGCCGCGGCCGGTCCagcgggggccggggggaggaTGACAGACACAAGCGGGAGAGGAGCCGGCCGCGGCGGGCTGGCAGCCGGGAGGACGGGAGGCAGCCGCGGAAGGAGCGGCGGCAGCACAAGAAGCACTCGCGCCAGGACGACAGCCCTCCGCGGCGCAGCGCGAGCCCCGACCACAACCGCTCCCGCAGGTCCCACAGCAGGGAGCGCTCCAGCCGCAGGGAGCGGAGCCGCGACCGCAGGGGCGGCTCGGGCAGGAAGCGCAGCCGCCACCGCCGCAGCGACCGGGACCGGTCGCGCTCAGGGTCCCCCAGCCGGCACCGCAGCACCTGGAACAGGTAATGCAGGGCGTTCCCGCACGTGGCCGTCCGGCGGAGACGAGGCCCTGTGGCGCTCCGGCCCCTCCTCCGCCCGGCCTCCGCGGAGCGCAGCCAGGGGGCCACCGGGCAGGACGGCCGCGCCTTGCAAGTGTCCCTTGGTGAGCCTCTGGCGGCCCTTGTGTCGGAACGCGCAGCCCTCAGTCGCTAGCTTTAGTTGTCCCTTCAAACTGTTGATCCGATAGCTTTAACGTCACCGATTCCCTCTCAATCAGGAAACGCGCTTGCCGAGTGGTGACGAGTGCAGAGCCCTCTGTACACGCAGGCAGAGCAGCGTCTCTGTCCCCTTTGGGGGCACCCGCATGTGCGCTGATTCTCGGGGGGCCGGTTGCACGTCACTGGGGACACACGGTCACGTATGGACGGACGGCCATGGTCCCACAGGGCCACGAAAATTCGAAAAGGCCCTGCCCTGgtggtgtttgtttcttttttttttttttttcctttttcttttgtgattttaactGATTTGGAAGCGCAGTTGGCGGGATGCCAGTAGCACCCGGTGGCGCTGGTGACCCGTCACGTCACACCTGGAGACCGTGCCAGTCCTTAAGGTCAACACTCAGACGTGCTTTCTAAGGCGTCGGTGCGCGGGGGGCGCCCCCAGCATGGTCCGATGCTCGTTCACTTCAGAGACGTTCACGTTACAAACTGGTGATTaagcatataaagaaaaaaaagggggttggTTAAAAGCTTTGGTTTCTAGTCGAGGTTAGCGTGTGTGGTTTTTTTAAGAAGCTGttttgctaaattatttttacttgGAACGTTTCAAACAGATTTAAGGCTAAAAACTTGttaaattttataatcatttgCTTCTCCAAGTGAAGCT
The window above is part of the Vulpes lagopus strain Blue_001 chromosome X, ASM1834538v1, whole genome shotgun sequence genome. Proteins encoded here:
- the AKAP17A gene encoding A-kinase anchor protein 17A, with the protein product MAAATIVHDTSEAVELCPPYGLYLKPITKMTISVALPQLKQPGKSISNWEVMERLKGMVHNHQFSTLRISKSTMDFIRFEGEVENKSLVKSFLACLDGKTIKLSGFSDILKVRAAEFKIDFPTRHDWDSFFRDAKDMNETLPGERPDTIHLEGLPCKWFALKESGSEKPSEEVLVKVFEKFGEIRNVDIPMLDPYREEMTGRNFHTFSFGGHLNFEAYVQYREYVGFIQAMSALRGMKLMYKGEDGKAVACNIKVSFDSTKHLSDASIKKRQLERQKLQELEQQREEQKRREKEAEERQRAEERKQKELEELERERKREEKLRKREQKQRDREFRRNQKKLEKLQAEEQKKLQEKIKLEERKLLLAQRNLQSIRLIAELLSRAKAVKLQEQEQKEETLRLQQLEERRRLQEAELRRVEEEKERALGLQRKERELRERLLSILLSKKADDPHTQDELGVSHADLLQPVLDILQTVSAGCVGAASLHPLVGQPPPGTPRETPPRPEADSTPRNVNGSLAEEAQCREGLSARLAAAGDGSPEKRCPGVLACIPDNNQQPKGVPAACDQSVPKKDTHSEQDKCNREPSGSRGRSSGGRGEDDRHKRERSRPRRAGSREDGRQPRKERRQHKKHSRQDDSPPRRSASPDHNRSRRSHSRERSSRRERSRDRRGGSGRKRSRHRRSDRDRSRSGSPSRHRSTWNR